Proteins encoded by one window of Methanomicrobia archaeon:
- a CDS encoding 50S ribosomal protein L18, with protein MGKGRSPTYRVPFRRRREGKTDYRRRLRLLLSRIPRVVVRPSNRYIRMQLITTEPVGDHTLISVSSSELHAFGYSGSLSSCCAAYLTGLVFGTRARRSGYEAGILDIGRQTPIHGSNVYAALKGAVDSGMIIPHDPAVFPAEERLTGVHIGAYKGDVTFSDHVRTVKSAICGVAVSEGDKDTE; from the coding sequence ATGGGAAAAGGTAGGAGTCCTACCTACCGCGTGCCCTTTCGCCGCAGACGGGAAGGGAAGACCGATTATAGGCGCAGGCTTCGGTTGCTCTTGAGCCGGATTCCGCGTGTCGTCGTCAGGCCAAGTAATCGCTACATACGTATGCAACTAATCACAACAGAGCCTGTGGGCGATCACACGCTCATCTCCGTGTCATCCTCGGAATTGCATGCGTTTGGCTATTCAGGTAGCTTATCAAGTTGCTGCGCAGCCTACTTGACCGGACTCGTGTTTGGGACTCGAGCGCGGCGGTCGGGCTACGAGGCTGGTATTCTCGATATTGGGCGCCAGACGCCGATCCATGGCTCGAATGTCTATGCTGCATTGAAGGGTGCCGTTGATAGTGGCATGATCATCCCGCATGACCCTGCCGTGTTCCCAGCTGAAGAGCGGCTAACGGGAGTGCATATTGGAGCGTACAAAGGAGATGTCACATTTTCTGATCATGTCAGAACGGTTAAATCAGCTATTTGTGGGGTTGCGGTGAGCGAGGGGGACAAAGATACAGAATGA
- a CDS encoding 50S ribosomal protein L19e gives MVNLTKQRRIAAKVLHVGQGSVWIDPNAGGDVAEAITREDIRGLIEDGVIQKIQKQGISRGRARVALRQKAMGRRKGHGSRKGARGARTKKKARWMTKIRALRRRLKELRADEALDKTAYRMLYNKANGGDFRNVAHLNEYIATHELLAREER, from the coding sequence ATGGTCAATCTCACGAAGCAGCGGAGAATCGCAGCGAAGGTCCTCCATGTGGGCCAGGGAAGTGTCTGGATCGACCCAAATGCCGGGGGGGACGTAGCGGAAGCTATAACGCGCGAGGATATCCGGGGACTGATCGAAGATGGCGTCATCCAGAAGATCCAGAAGCAAGGTATCAGCAGGGGACGGGCTCGGGTAGCATTACGGCAGAAAGCTATGGGACGCCGCAAAGGGCACGGCAGCAGAAAGGGTGCTCGTGGAGCCCGAACAAAGAAGAAAGCGCGCTGGATGACCAAGATTCGCGCGTTAAGACGCAGATTGAAAGAGTTGCGCGCTGATGAAGCCCTGGATAAAACCGCTTATCGTATGCTCTATAACAAGGCGAACGGTGGTGACTTCAGGAACGTAGCTCACTTGAACGAATATATAGCCACTCACGAGTTGCTCGCACGGGAGGAAAGATAA
- a CDS encoding 30S ribosomal protein S5, with product MSERRSRQRYADDKEGVVAEWMPATRLGMLVKSGEISSIQEALSSKYPLKEYQIVDALLPELSEEVLDINLVQRMTDSGRRVKFRVCAIVGDRDGYMGIGLGKDALVRNGIVKAVRAAKLGVTHITRGCGSWECNCGETHSIPFKIEGKAGSVVITLKPAPKGIGLATGDIPKRVLEFAGVKDVWGQTKGQTRTTFTQAFATYDALRRTSLMKTVE from the coding sequence ATGAGTGAGAGAAGATCGAGACAGAGATACGCTGATGATAAAGAGGGTGTCGTCGCAGAATGGATGCCAGCCACACGGCTGGGTATGCTCGTCAAAAGCGGGGAGATCTCCTCCATCCAGGAAGCACTCTCATCTAAATATCCGCTGAAAGAATACCAGATTGTTGACGCATTGCTGCCTGAGCTGAGTGAGGAGGTGCTGGATATTAATCTGGTGCAGCGCATGACCGATTCCGGTAGGCGCGTCAAATTCAGGGTATGTGCCATCGTTGGAGATCGCGATGGCTATATGGGGATCGGGTTAGGAAAGGACGCATTGGTGCGCAATGGGATAGTGAAGGCAGTGAGAGCAGCAAAGCTAGGGGTAACGCATATAACACGAGGTTGCGGCTCATGGGAGTGTAACTGCGGTGAGACTCATTCGATACCGTTTAAGATAGAAGGTAAAGCTGGCAGTGTCGTGATTACGCTGAAACCAGCACCAAAAGGCATCGGCCTGGCCACCGGTGACATCCCCAAACGCGTGCTCGAATTCGCAGGCGTGAAGGATGTGTGGGGCCAGACCAAAGGGCAGACCAGGACGACCTTCACTCAAGCTTTTGCCACCTATGACGCGCTACGCAGGACCTCACTCATGAAAACGGTGGAGTGA
- a CDS encoding phosphoglycerol geranylgeranyltransferase: MSPTPKKPWSTWKHVTKLDPDKPISVQQLKRIADSGTDALMISGTQNITDKKVARLTEQLRAFDIPKILEPATPEAVLEDDVDFIFVPLVLNTGDLQWIVGKHKNWIQHYAVNWDKVYAEAYIVLNPESAVAQLTRASTLLTPQEVCAYAQYAEKYLGIPIVYVEYSGKYGDPAIVKAVNEVLSHATLFYGGGITSHETALEMSRYADVIVVGNIIYEDFERYLETIP, encoded by the coding sequence ATGAGCCCCACACCCAAAAAGCCCTGGTCTACGTGGAAGCATGTCACAAAGCTCGATCCTGACAAGCCGATCTCAGTTCAGCAATTGAAGAGGATCGCGGATAGCGGAACAGATGCCCTTATGATCTCGGGCACGCAGAACATCACCGACAAGAAGGTCGCCAGGTTAACCGAGCAGCTCAGAGCTTTTGACATACCTAAGATCCTGGAACCAGCCACTCCGGAAGCTGTGCTAGAAGACGATGTTGATTTCATCTTCGTTCCGCTGGTACTGAATACCGGCGATTTACAATGGATCGTCGGTAAGCACAAAAACTGGATCCAGCATTACGCCGTTAATTGGGACAAGGTTTACGCAGAGGCATATATCGTACTCAATCCAGAATCTGCGGTCGCGCAGCTCACGAGGGCATCAACACTACTTACCCCACAAGAGGTGTGTGCCTACGCGCAGTACGCAGAGAAATATCTCGGTATTCCCATCGTCTATGTCGAGTATAGTGGAAAATACGGCGATCCAGCTATAGTGAAGGCCGTGAACGAGGTTTTAAGCCATGCAACACTCTTCTATGGCGGTGGTATCACTTCTCATGAGACCGCTCTGGAGATGTCGCGATATGCAGACGTTATCGTGGTAGGGAACATCATATACGAGGATTTTGAGCGGTATCTCGAGACCATCCCCTGA
- a CDS encoding DUF2099 family protein encodes MKKERHVFEALGRARIVVEDGEVVEVSEPLIRYCRLWEKMRGIPELTEARIRENITFRIQDFGLCTKDRVLELDTFVGFGASETFMTALRRHLLDSTVTVCEGAGTVITSNPSLVQGIGARLSGVIETCPVKGIIQKIEAHGGEVLEPPRIDQVAGLQNALESGHTSVGVTVADLATAQRCRALSSSALLFAVHLTGITRDAADALCDTVDLVTACASAHIRELAPRKALLQAGTAIPIFALTSRGKDVLLERAKEVEAPLVVNTMSLPVLPEEKQPRPLI; translated from the coding sequence ATGAAAAAGGAGCGTCACGTCTTTGAGGCTCTGGGCCGAGCTCGCATCGTCGTTGAAGATGGCGAGGTGGTCGAGGTCAGCGAGCCTCTGATCCGGTATTGCCGGCTCTGGGAGAAGATGCGTGGTATTCCTGAGCTCACCGAGGCGCGAATAAGGGAGAATATCACCTTCAGGATTCAGGACTTTGGGCTCTGCACCAAAGACCGCGTGCTAGAGCTGGATACGTTCGTCGGGTTCGGCGCCTCCGAGACCTTCATGACCGCGCTCCGCCGGCACCTGCTCGATAGCACCGTTACCGTCTGCGAAGGTGCAGGGACAGTGATCACCTCGAATCCCTCACTCGTTCAGGGCATCGGAGCCCGCCTGAGCGGGGTGATCGAGACCTGTCCGGTAAAAGGCATTATCCAGAAGATCGAGGCGCATGGTGGCGAGGTGCTCGAGCCGCCCCGGATAGATCAGGTCGCCGGGTTGCAAAACGCGCTTGAGTCCGGCCATACCAGCGTGGGTGTCACCGTTGCGGATCTGGCGACCGCGCAGCGCTGCCGTGCACTCAGCTCATCAGCACTGCTCTTCGCCGTACATCTCACGGGTATCACACGTGACGCTGCGGACGCTCTCTGCGATACCGTAGATCTTGTCACTGCCTGCGCATCGGCGCACATTCGTGAGCTTGCTCCTCGTAAAGCGCTACTTCAAGCTGGAACTGCGATACCGATCTTCGCACTCACCTCCCGGGGAAAGGATGTCCTGCTTGAGCGCGCAAAGGAGGTTGAGGCACCGCTCGTGGTTAATACTATGTCACTACCCGTGCTCCCGGAAGAGAAGCAACCTCGACCGCTTATTTAG
- a CDS encoding 50S ribosomal protein L30: MYAIIRLRGDVNASPDIKYTLELLRLHRVNHCVVAEDNEYSRGMIRKVKDYVAWGEISEEILESLLRNRGRITGGQRLSEELIRDKTSVSTFSELAHALTSSQITMKELAAQGIKPVFRLHPPRKGHSGIKRSYTQGGVLGYHGEKINDLLIKMR, encoded by the coding sequence ATGTACGCCATTATTCGGTTACGGGGAGACGTGAATGCCAGTCCTGATATTAAGTACACGCTCGAGCTGCTCAGGCTGCACCGGGTCAATCATTGTGTGGTGGCGGAGGATAACGAGTATTCACGAGGCATGATCCGCAAGGTGAAAGATTATGTAGCGTGGGGTGAGATTTCTGAAGAGATATTGGAGTCTCTGTTGCGCAATCGCGGGCGCATAACCGGCGGGCAACGACTATCGGAAGAGCTTATTCGTGATAAGACCTCGGTTTCGACATTCTCTGAGCTTGCGCATGCCTTGACCAGCAGCCAGATAACGATGAAAGAGCTCGCAGCACAGGGTATAAAACCAGTATTCCGGCTGCATCCTCCTCGGAAAGGGCATAGCGGAATTAAGAGAAGCTACACCCAAGGTGGTGTGCTGGGGTATCACGGCGAGAAGATAAACGATCTGCTCATCAAAATGCGGTAA
- the rsmA gene encoding ribosomal RNA small subunit methyltransferase A, with product MNRDVIGILKARGLRPERRLGQYFLTDEGVATRMITYAAVMPNDIVLEIGAGAGSLTELLNRAAKRVYAVEKDQALAALLRERFETAASVTEILEGDVLELSLPKFDKVVASIPFMISARLTYKLLLHEAGFGLAVLLIQHEFAEKLVAAPRTEAYGRLSVVAQALTDVEVLETVPRGAFYPPAPVIGAVVRLQESAAKRDLIGDKAQFLEFVTAAFAQRRKKLKAVFKGLYGEEHARCADLEQRPEELTPEAFIRLALWLTSKP from the coding sequence ATGAACAGGGACGTCATCGGTATACTTAAAGCGCGAGGCTTGCGACCTGAGCGCCGACTCGGCCAGTACTTCCTGACGGACGAAGGTGTAGCAACGCGTATGATCACTTATGCCGCCGTGATGCCTAACGATATCGTTTTAGAGATCGGAGCAGGCGCGGGGAGCCTTACCGAGCTCCTGAACCGAGCGGCGAAGCGGGTGTATGCAGTGGAGAAAGATCAGGCACTGGCGGCGTTGCTCAGGGAGCGGTTTGAGACGGCAGCGAGCGTAACAGAGATACTGGAAGGCGACGTGCTGGAGCTGTCCTTACCGAAGTTCGACAAAGTGGTAGCCAGCATACCCTTCATGATCTCAGCGCGGCTCACGTATAAACTCCTGCTCCATGAGGCCGGTTTTGGTCTCGCCGTCCTGCTGATACAGCATGAGTTTGCGGAGAAGCTGGTGGCGGCACCTCGTACGGAAGCATACGGTCGTCTTTCGGTAGTGGCGCAGGCGCTTACGGATGTCGAGGTTCTGGAGACGGTACCACGAGGAGCGTTCTATCCGCCAGCCCCGGTGATCGGGGCGGTGGTGCGGCTGCAGGAGAGCGCGGCGAAGCGTGATCTGATAGGGGATAAGGCTCAGTTTCTCGAGTTCGTGACGGCGGCATTTGCGCAGCGGCGGAAGAAGCTGAAGGCGGTTTTTAAGGGCCTCTACGGGGAGGAGCACGCGAGGTGTGCGGACTTGGAGCAGCGACCGGAAGAGCTGACACCCGAGGCATTTATACGGCTGGCGCTATGGCTCACGAGTAAACCTTAG
- the larA gene encoding nickel-dependent lactate racemase: MAHIQLPYGHRTLELELEADVLDIEAQDALRKSKLLPLECLRAALRKPRGTPPLREIVASQVSPSIVIVVDDHTRAAPTELMLAALLEELGAAALDRITVLVACGTHQPPSDADLRRILGNYYGLLRVCIHDCDAHNLTPVGITSRGTPVKLNSVYTNADIKILTGDITLHYYAGFGGGRKSILPGIAARESIQANHALLVHEQARSANLDGNPVHLDMLEAALLAPPDFILNVIASAPDQIDQACAGSMELAFLQGVCSAREFFCRTSDALFDLLIVSAGGAPKDKNLYQAAKAIENCYRAVAPGGTLLLLAECPDGIGDALFEQWMDTFPTYATAENAIQTHFVLGGHKAFYIRKVMEMIDLAVVSELDSGLLDRWHITGFQSLESALSRLNKDIGKVGIVKKGLDTLLAPAPV, translated from the coding sequence ATGGCACATATCCAGCTACCGTACGGACACCGCACGCTTGAGCTCGAGCTCGAGGCGGACGTGCTGGACATAGAAGCTCAAGACGCGCTCCGTAAGAGCAAGCTCCTGCCGTTAGAATGCCTCAGGGCAGCTCTGAGAAAACCTCGGGGAACACCGCCACTGCGCGAGATAGTAGCCAGCCAGGTCTCGCCTTCGATCGTTATCGTGGTCGATGATCATACCCGAGCAGCACCGACCGAACTCATGCTCGCAGCCTTGCTGGAAGAGCTGGGGGCAGCAGCTTTGGACCGTATAACGGTTCTGGTCGCCTGCGGGACTCATCAACCACCCTCTGATGCTGATCTGCGTCGAATACTGGGCAATTACTACGGGCTTCTGCGTGTCTGCATTCATGACTGTGATGCTCATAATCTTACCCCGGTAGGTATCACCAGCCGGGGCACTCCCGTTAAGCTCAATAGCGTCTACACGAACGCGGATATCAAGATTTTGACGGGTGATATTACCCTGCATTATTATGCAGGCTTTGGGGGTGGTCGGAAGAGCATCCTCCCGGGGATTGCTGCACGTGAGAGCATTCAGGCAAACCATGCACTGCTGGTTCACGAGCAAGCGAGATCCGCGAACCTCGATGGGAACCCGGTACATCTCGATATGCTGGAAGCAGCGCTCCTAGCACCACCTGATTTCATCCTTAACGTGATCGCTTCAGCGCCGGATCAGATAGATCAAGCCTGCGCGGGCTCCATGGAGCTTGCGTTCTTGCAGGGCGTCTGTTCTGCTCGCGAGTTCTTCTGCCGCACCTCTGACGCACTTTTCGATCTGCTCATCGTCAGCGCCGGCGGAGCGCCCAAAGATAAGAACCTCTATCAAGCAGCAAAAGCGATAGAGAACTGCTACCGTGCCGTTGCACCCGGCGGAACGCTCCTGCTCCTTGCTGAATGCCCCGACGGCATCGGCGATGCGCTCTTTGAACAATGGATGGATACCTTCCCCACGTACGCCACCGCCGAGAACGCTATCCAAACACACTTTGTGCTCGGCGGCCACAAAGCATTTTATATTCGTAAGGTGATGGAGATGATAGACCTCGCCGTGGTCTCTGAACTCGATAGCGGGCTCCTCGATCGGTGGCACATAACGGGGTTCCAGTCCCTAGAGTCTGCCCTTTCGAGATTAAATAAAGATATAGGTAAAGTAGGAATAGTAAAGAAGGGTCTTGATACCCTCCTGGCACCCGCGCCGGTATGA